The genomic region GGTATTATCTCCGGTGTTGCCGCCTCCgggctgaggctgaggctgcggctgcggctgcggtTGAGGTTGCGGCTGGGTGCCACCAGTGTCCCCACCGCCGCTTGGAGTCGTGCCGCCTCCGGTGGGAGCCACAGCGCCACCTCCGCCTGAAGGGCTAGGAGCGGGCAGGTTGGTCACGACAGGGCCGGGGACAGATGTCACCggcccaccgccgcctccggAAGGAGCCGGAGCCTCAGACGGACCAGGACCAACACTCGACGCCGGTGGAACGACGTtgctcgacggcggcgggacGTTGCTCGAAGGAGGCGGGACGGAGGATGGCGGCACTGGGGTGTCagacggcgacggtggGGCACTCGAAGGCGGGACGACGATCGTTGGGGGGGAAGTGGTGGGCGTGGAGGGGGCAGTAGGGGTGGTAGGCTCGGAAGAGCCTGAAGAGGTAGGCACTGGCGGTTGGCAGCTGCTACAGAGAGAGAGACTCACCTTCAGACgacgggggaggaggatcCGAGGTGGGTGGACCGGCACTCGTGGGGGGGACGGAGGGTTCCGGCGTCGTGGGGGGGACGGAGGGCTCCGGCGTCGTGGGAGGGACGGAGGGCTCCGGCGTCGTGGGAGGCGGAGTGGAGGGGGTAGGAGTGGTGGGAGGCGGTGTGGTCGGGTCGGGGGTGGTAGGGGgtggggaagagggggtAGGAGAAGGTTCGCTGCTTGGGTCAATAATCGTGATGGTTGGGACGGAagaagggggaagggaggaggggccTGGAGCTGTAGGGGAAGCGGAGGGCAAAGTGGGAGAAGGCgtgggagaagaaggggcTTCAGAGCTCGGTGTCGTCGGACTCTGCTCGCTCGTAGGAGGCTGCACCGGAGGCTCGCTTGGTTCGCTGGTCGgtgccgcgctcgacggcggcggagtCGTGGACGCCGGCTCGCTGGTAGGCGCTGGCCCCTCGCTCGTGGGGGAAGGCTGCTCGCTGGTAGGCACCTCGCTCGTAGGTGGAAGCTCTTGGGCGGTGGACGAAGTGTCTGGGGAAGGTACTGACGGAGTGGGTATACTGGATGTCGGAGGcgggctggggtcagcttaTTCCGGTTCGGTAGCTCACTCGGAAGTGGGAGGGTTCGTCGGTGGTTGTTCGGTCGTGGGTTCGGGTGTCGAGGCAGGAGGAGGTGTGGTAGGAGGATCAGACGACGGTGGAAGTGTCGTGGGATCCGGAACAGATATCGAGAGGGTTGGAGGTTGTTCGGTCGTTGGttggggaggtggagaaggtggaAGTGACGgagtcggcgtcggcgtcggcgtcgcgggcgGCGTCAACGGAGGTGTTCTGACGGTAAGGCGTGCCCGTGAGGGTACGGTTAGGGCCACTTACGGGTCGCCGGGAGACGAGACCTggcgctgctcgaggagcacaTACCCGTCCCCCAGATGGTAGGGGAGGGCAGCGGTGACTGCGAGCTGAGccaggacggcgaggaagatggTGCGCATGACGCGGTATACTACCTAGACAAGAGGGGAACCACGGAGACTGGGTTAGGAGACTAGGCCTTTATGTCTGCGGTTAGAGAGGGCCTTGAGAGTTAGAGGCCTAGAGGGGCGTCCTCGATCGTGGCTTGTCTGATCACTCgagctgttgtcagctgggcGGGGTGGACTGGGGTGGACCGGGGTGGACCGGGGTGGACGGGGGACTGGCTGACCTATGGCGAGAGAGTAGGGAGATGGGTAAGGAGTAAGGAGTagggagaagggagaagggagaaGTGTAATCCGAGGATCTGAGGAACAGATGTGATTGCGATGGAGTGGTTGCAAGGTAGTAAGGTAGTAAGGAAGTTTGTGAGCCTACTAGCTTGTCCGACAGAGCACAAAGGACAGAGCTTGGGATGCTTTGGCTACTTTACTGCGGTACTGCGGATAGGGTGAACGGCATGAGGTAGGTAGAAGGTTGAAGCGGCACTTGGGTCTCCGAGGATAGACCAGCCACCCCTCCCTACCATGCCATACCCGCCGATTACCCTCCTCTAAACTCCGAGCGGCCGCGGTGTCGAGGTGTCCCGCCTTCTCCGCTCGTCCCCGTTTGCCCTGCTTTACATGTCGGCAGCGATGACGGTGAAGTGAAGCCGGCTTTTTTTATTATCCCTGCAACCTGGAAGCTTGGGGGTTTTTGGCTGAGGCACATTGGCGGAAAGGATAtttggcggcggcagtgACGATTGTAACCAGACAGGCACAAACCATAGGCCCAAGTCTCTGCTTGAGTGGTAAGAGACTCAGTTTGGGGCACTCCATCCCCCTGACTCTGCAATGTTAACTTGTATAGATTCACATACTGTATGCTGTAATCCTATTCCCCCCACCCTCACATGCCCACATGCCACCCTGCCTGCATCATCGGCACAACCGCCAATGATCGTAACCAGTCCCCGAGCAGTCGCAATCCTCATTCATatcatcctcatcccacCTCCTGCAAGCACACTAGCCGCACAGCCACCAGCAATAATAGCCTTGCACAGTGTGCTTGTGGCTCGATCGCCAAGGGAGTCTATTCGTTCCGCCGTTGCCTATGACGTCTCCCTTCTACCAGAGGATGATAAGACCGTTGCCTGCCCTTGGCACCATTCCGGCACGCTGCGCTTCTCTCCGGCGGATGCCAACCCAGAGTCGAGCTTGGATCGCTTGCTCTGTCCTTTCTCGGGTCTTTAGCGAAGCTCTGCTGGGAAACGAGGCACACGAGCTACCAAGGTTGAGGCATTCATCATACTCATGTCCTACGTACCCTCAGTATCCAGGCTACCACTTCCGCGGCGATTCTCACGCCATGGCGAATGTCAACTTGGTCACATGCTGACACTGAACTATTGTGcttgatgatgacgacgttCAAAATGGAGAGTAGCAAAAGGAATTCCCGTATCTGACGAGATTCCTACCCATTACTGGCTGGGAGGGTATTACAAGCTTCAACGCTAACCTCTTAGAGGGACCTATGCCATGTCCTGATGATTCCTATTTGATTTGACCTGCTTTCCTGAATTCCTAATGCTGAATTTCTAATGCCACTGAGATTTCTGAGATTTCTGAGATTTGATTCCGGCTTGAGGTTTTTGAGTTTTGCCTTGTTGCTGGATTCGAGTGAGATTCGAACAGAGGTCATAGGCTCCCCATAGAACGTGTCAACGTGACGGCTTTAGGCCCAGGTGGTTAACCAACCTGCCAAGGGATGTCATCCCCCTGGTGCTAGTAAAGTTGAATCTTCCTACATGTATCCATTCTTGCCGACATTCGgcacacacacacacacacacacacgcCATCGGGCTTGGTTATGCCTCTCTTTTGCCCACCCTTCAAAGTAACATCAACCTTGCGTTTGCGTACGTGCCCGTTGTTATTTCAAGGTAATGGAATGCAGGGACATGAGGATTTGGGTGGGTGCTTTGATTGGAGCCGAGCTTGGGCAGTGAACAGTATCGATGACGGCATTGGCAATTTCCccgtcgccaagctctccATGGTCAAAGCTCAGTTTTCGCATATGAACGTTGCATACGTCCGTACTCTGCAGAATCTGGTGGCCGAGGTCTGGTGGGTGGACGGGAGGGTTGGGTGGTGAGCGTTGCCGACGCAGTGGCCAAGCTCTGAAAGAAGTGGTTGTGAAGGCGAAACGACGACTTTACTACATGTGGCGTGCTTGGAAACAGTTGGTATGTACAGTCAGCTGGGGCAGCAACAGAGCTCAAGCCCACCACTTACCAACGAGGTGTGACATACCTCCACATCCAAAGGTGGAGGTGTCAACAAGCTCTCCTCCGTACACTCTCAATCTCACTTGATCAACATGGTCGACCCAACCTGCATAGactgcgcgccgcccgagaCGAGCACGATCGCGACCGCCTCCGTGCCAGCCATTGCAACCACCCCAGCTGTGGCACAGGCCGAACCCCCTGCCTTCGAACCACCACGCATGCTAACCCCGCACGTGGTCATCGAGTTCTGCGACCGCTGCAGATGGTACCTCGTTCTTAGTACTGGACTGATAACAGGGCGCCCCGTGCATCATGGACCCAGACTGAACTGAtgctcaccttcccccctcccttGATTGCCAGTATCACCTTGCAGCCACACAACACTCCCGAGACGGGGGGCATGTTCCGCGTCTGGCTGGACCGGGGGAACGGGTTCGACCTCGTCTGGGACCGCAAGGTTAGTTGGCTGCTACTAGACGCATTCAATTATTTGAATAGTAGAGACGATGggctgacgccagacgGAAGGAGGTTTCCCGGAACTCAAGGTGCTCAAGCAACGGGTACGGAATCTCGTTCAGCCCGATATGCATCTCGGACACTCGGATAAGGGGGGAAagcagaaggagggtgCAGCGGGCGCCGAAAGTGGACAGGGCGGCGCGTGAGCCGGCGTGTGGGGTTGGCGCCGAGATGCATTAGCCAGCGTTCTAGAGGCCAGGCACTTGTTGATAGCTCTCGATGCATCCAGTATGTTACATGCACAGATTACTCGTCTATTACAGGCAACACGGCCTCCACCTTGACAGTCGTCTGCGCCgggtcaaggccgaggtgtGGCCGAGCCATGTTGGACGGCTTACATGGCCGCTGGGCAGTTTAGAAGACGCTCGAAGAGGCTCATTTTCCATAGGGTGACGAGTCGTCGTAGGGTGTTGCCGGTGCCGTTGCCGAGCCGAACGCACACGTTTCACTTCCTCTTGAAAATTGGTTCCGCTCCGCTCCGTCGGCCTCCCTTCCTTTGATCCTTTGATGGATATTTCAAAGCCGACTCGTTTGATCCTTCTTCATTTTGCCACCTACCAACCTACACATCCACTTACACAACTAACAATGGCTCGCCAGGTATGCTTCTCCTCCCAACCTAGCTAATGCCAGTCTCGTTCGCgtcccgccgcccgccccgccgcgcccgccgGTAACCGTCAGGCCTCGACCGCTGCCTACCCCGCCCACACCCCGACTCCCGCCCCCGTTGCTGCGcccgcgcaggcgcagagCTCCGGCCCCGGCCTTCTCGCCCAGACTGCTTCTACTATGGGTGGAGCCATGGCGGGATCCGTCATCGGTCACGGTATCTCCAGCATGCTTTTCGGTGGACGGTccgacgccgcgcctcctcccccctccgAGCTGCCTGCGCAGCAGGCGCCCGTCAACGGCGGGAGCTGCGACATCCAGGCCAAGGGTGAGTTTCTAGAGGTAGTGCCGAGAGCACGATGGGCCCCAGCCAATCGTCAACCGACGACCGAGCTATTCACGTGTTCCTCACTGCACCGATCCTCTGCCTATCTCCCGCGCAACCGCAaccgctcacaccagactTCACCAAGTGCATTGAGGCTACCAACGGCGACATGACCGGATGCTCGTACtacctcgaggcgctcaaggcctGCCAAGCTGCCGCGCGTCCTTACTAGACGTCTCGTCTTTGTTTGCAGGGTTGAGTGAAGCATGGTTCATTATGCACAGCAGTATCATTTGGCTTTCTGAGGTTGGAGGTGAAACGTGCGCTGGATAAGGGTGGGGCGCAAAGTCCGTGGGGTTCACCAAAGGCTGAGAAGAACGGGGCGGTGACTGACCTGCAGTCACCAGCCATTGGGATACAGTGCGCCCCGCGCTGGTACAGTCAATGAAATGGATCCACAGCGATTGAGACATGAAGAATGGTGTCGTCGTTGTAAAGACAATAATGCAACAATGCAATAATGCAATCATTCGCGTTGAGCTGCCGCAAATTGCCAAGTTAGTCTGTTGTTGCGGTATGGCAGCCCCAGCAGCCAAGTCTGCTACAATCTCATTGCGGCGAGATTTGACACATGGTACCACCTCCTACAACACCTATAAGCCTCCTGGCTCCTAAATACAAATTCTTCGCAATGTCCGATTTCGGGCCAGATATTATAGTAGGCTGGACGAGTTGGACGGCTATTTCTTGATCATCGAAAGACGCCTTGGCGGAGTGGGCAACGGAAGATGCACGGGGCGCGTCGCGTCTATCCTCTTCACCCTCATAAGTGCTCTCTCGGTTGGCTTCGGCACCCAGTGTCGCTCGTTCTCACACACTCTCCGCTTCGGACTGCTTTTCTTCCCGTGGAAGTGTGGGCAGGGAGCTTCTGTGGTGGTCCTCTGAGGTTTCTGAGGACGATGGTTGGTTAGCCCAATCGGTTGCCTCGGTAAACTTCGGGATTCCAATCTACCGACGAGTTACTCAGCCTGTGCACAGTACAGTATGCACGATGAGAGGCGTTTTCAAGCTTTCACGCTTTCACGCTTTCACATGCATGTATGAGCAAAACTAGAACATGGGATCGCGCTGGCGGGCTGGCGGGCCCGGCTCATCCGAGATTAACCGAAACACCTAGGTCCGGTTCCTCGGTGTCTGTGACGTCCGACGTCCGAATCTACCATCATCCATTCATCTTCAGCTGCCCACCCCACATCAAACTAAACTCTCTTCCTCACACTAATCCAAAATCTAAAGCAATCATGGCATCGACCGAAGGAAAGACTATCACTTGCAAGGCTGCCGTTGCTTGGGAGGCTGGTGAGTTGCTACCCCAAATTAGCTGATCGAAGGCAAGCCGCTCTCGATCGAGacggtcgaggtcgcgcctCCCCGTGCTGGCGAGGTTCGCATCAAGATCCTCTAGTGAGTCGCGTCAGATTGCTCGGTCTGTCAGGCCTTCAAATTGGGTCTTGCGTTGCAGAAGGCTGCGAGTCTTGAGCCAACTTATCTTGGAGCCTGCGAGTCTCTGAGTCTTGGAAGCCTGCTATTGACACGGTCCACTAACACCAGCACCGGTATCTGCCACACCGACGACTACACCCTCTCGGGCAATGACCCCGAGGGCGTCTTCCCCGTCATCCTCGGAcacgagggcggcggtgtgGTCGAGTCGGTCGGTGAGGGCGTCGACAacgtcaaggtcggcgaccACGTCGTGCCCCTCTACACTGCCGAGTGCCGCGAGTGCAAGATGTGCAAGTCGGGCAAGACCAACCTCTGCGGTGCGGTACGCGCCACCCAGGGCCAGGGCGTCATGCCCGACGGCACTAAGCGCTTCACCTGCAAGGGCCAGGAGCTGTACCACTTTGTGAGTCGGGAGGAcgtgggaggaggcagcTCATGGGgtgagggatgaggagcgcgaaTAATCAAGGACACAAGAGAGACGAGGAAACCGAGGGAGACGCGGGACGCAGGCAAATGGGCGGCGCAGCAGTTATCAACGGGAGCGACAGATGACCACGGCACACCAGCTGACCCCCAGATGGGCTGCTCGACCTTCTCGCAGTACACTGTCGTGTCCAAGTACTCTGTCGTCGCGATCGACCCCAAGGCGTCGCTCGAGAAGGCGTGCCTCCTCGGGTGCGGCATCACCACCGGTTACGGTGCGGCGACCAAGTCGCCTGGCATCGAAGGCTccaccgtcgccgtctTTGGTGTCGGCTGTGTCGGTCTCTCGGTGATCCAGGGAGCTCGCGCCAAGGGCTGCACCAAGATCATTGCAATCGACATCAATgacaagaagcgcgagTGGGCCAAGAAGTTTGGCGCAACCGACTTTGTCAACCCCACCGATCTCAAGGGCCAGACTGTTGTCGAGAAGCTTGTTGAGATGACGgacggcggcctcgacttCACTTTCGACTGCACTGGCAACGTGAACGTGATGCGCCAGGCCCTCGAGTGCTGCCACAAGGGCTGGGGTGTGTGCAACATTATCGGTGTTGCGCCGGCGGGTGCCGAGATCGCGACGCGTCCGTTCCAGCTCGTCACTGGCCGCGTGTGGAAGGGCTCGGCTTTCGGAGGCGTCAAGGGCCGCACTGAGCTGCCGGGCCTCGTGGCCGACTACCAGAACGGCAAGCTCTGGGTCGACCAGTTTGTCACGCACCACCAGCCGCTCGACAAGATCAACGCCGGCTTTGACGACATGCACGCCGGCGACTGCATCCGCTGTGTTGTCGACATGGGTTTTGGCGAGACCCAGTAGAGTCTCGGCTCTAGATCTACTGGGTGTTTATGGGTGCGGAGCATGTGATGAGATTGGGGACGGCCCACTTGTATGCACGCGCTCACGACATTATCAGACGCTCATGGCGCTCGTGATATGTATACATCTGTCTGACGCAGTTAACGGGCCACAAGTGTTGCAGTCTGTCTCGCAAAAGCCAGCGGGGCGCCGCACTGCAATGGTCATGGaaactcaccctcaccatGATCACTCACAAGCGCAACAAGTTCGCCTTTTGGTTTTTGTGCAGTTTCCCCAAGGGACAGCTGACACCGACATgctcccctccccatccacATCTACAATCCACAGCTAGATCTAATCCCTATGCATCTACATCTACCTCTTCCGGAACGTATTCTTACTAGCGCTCCGTCCCGGATGCCGACGAGTCTTACGTCCCTGTTCCCCACTctgttcctcctcgacaccaATCTCAAGCCCAGCCCCAACGTGCTCAACCTTGGACCGCCGGCGGAACGTGCCGCCACCatactcgtcgtcgctgccgtcgcCCTTAGCTTCGGCCTTGGGGACGAAActcatctccatcccaCCATCCGCAGCCCGACGCATGGCAATAACACCCTCAGGCTTCTCATCTTCTGCCTTGGGTTTCGACGCTGCCAAACGCTGCCCGAACGTCTGGGGACGGGTGGATTGGCCGCCGACCACCAACGACGGGCGAGCGCCAGAGGCGAGCGGGAACGCGCGTGACGGCTTGCCGGCCGCAGACTTGGCCGCTGCAGCGGCCTGctgcacctcgtcctctgaatcctcgtcctcttcttctccctccccatccccactctcctccccttcttcttcctcgtccgaagcctcctcctcggactcctcgtcctcctcctgctcgctctcgctctcgctcccACTCCCAATACCAGATGACGCGTGgtcgctctcctcgtcctcgcttTCCACCGCTGTACGGTATCGCGCACTGGCATCGCGCGCCGTGGCGGGATTGAGGCGCGCAAACGTCTGCGATCCCTCGTCGATCTGGAAATCGGGGTTGGTGAACAGATCCGCGAAACGTGGGTCGGCAAGCAAGTCCTTGGCGGCAGGtttgccctcctcgtcctcgtcctcctcttccccgtcctcggcgcgacGAGCCCGTTTGCGAGCATTCGAtgcctcctccctctcggcctccttgcgcaTCCGCTCCGCAAGCTCCTTGTTGATCTTTGGTTCGTTGCGGCGGGCACGAATACGACTCGCGCTCTTCTCGGCCAACTTGGCGGAAATGGCCTTTTCGCGATGCGCCTCGTAACTTTGGGGGTTGGCAATAACGCGGGCAGTCTGGTAGAGcttgagggcgaggaaaTAGCCGTGCATGTATGGCTTGAGTGCT from Cutaneotrichosporon cavernicola HIS019 DNA, chromosome: 2 harbors:
- a CDS encoding uncharacterized protein (Rdx family) translates to MVDPTCIDCAPPETSTIATASVPAIATTPAVAQAEPPAFEPPRMLTPHVVIEFCDRCRWAPRASWTQTELMLTFPPPLIASITLQPHNTPETGGMFRVWLDRGNGFDLVWDRKTEGGFPELKVLKQRVRNLVQPDMHLGHSDKGGKQKEGAAGAESGQGGA
- a CDS encoding uncharacterized protein (chch domain protein), producing the protein MARQSRSRPAARPAAPAGNRQASTAAYPAHTPTPAPVAAPAQAQSSGPGLLAQTASTMGGAMAGSVIGHGISSMLFGGRSDAAPPPPSELPAQQAPVNGGSCDIQAKDFTKCIEATNGDMTGCSYYLEALKACQAAARPY
- a CDS encoding uncharacterized protein (Belongs to the zinc-containing alcohol dehydrogenase family. Class-III subfamily), with protein sequence MASTEGKTITCKAAVAWEAGKPLSIETVEVAPPRAGEVRIKILYTGICHTDDYTLSGNDPEGVFPVILGHEGGGVVESVGEGVDNVKVGDHVVPLYTAECRECKMCKSGKTNLCGAVRATQGQGVMPDGTKRFTCKGQELYHFMGCSTFSQYTVVSKYSVVAIDPKASLEKACLLGCGITTGYGAATKSPGIEGSTVAVFGVGCVGLSVIQGARAKGCTKIIAIDINDKKREWAKKFGATDFVNPTDLKGQTVVEKLVEMTDGGLDFTFDCTGNVNVMRQALECCHKGWGVCNIIGVAPAGAEIATRPFQLVTGRVWKGSAFGGVKGRTELPGLVADYQNGKLWVDQFVTHHQPLDKINAGFDDMHAGDCIRCVVDMGFGETQ